A genomic region of Scyliorhinus canicula chromosome 4, sScyCan1.1, whole genome shotgun sequence contains the following coding sequences:
- the LOC119964386 gene encoding volume-regulated anion channel subunit LRRC8B-like — protein sequence MFTVSEFKWLTDPQTAYRILKPWWDVFSHYICMVMLLISLLGGTLQIAQNKMLCLPCKVFVNNHCLAPWESDSTSANNTPLSGIKNLLDRQQYAYIDAVCYEKQLHWFSKYFPYLVLWQTLLFLICSNFWFKYPSTSSRLEHFITILHKCFDSPWTTRALSEAVEISGEKQSFRKVKNIPKLSFTTINFEAGTKLAGSRVEPNFTDATERTILDRKEGEQAKAIFEKVKKFKAHVEEKDIIYKLYMRQIIIKVILFVLIISYIPYYIIEMNFDIICTVDIQIFTGYLEYQCVHSLATIFKVLASFYTTLVVIHGFLSVYSLYWMLRRSLKKYSFETVREESSYRDIPDIINDFAFILHLSDQYDPLYSKRFSVFLSEVSENKLRQINLNLEWTAERLRYKLQKTPQDKTELSLFMLSGLPDAVFELKELEVLKLELIAEAKFQTAMSQLTNLKELHLYHTPTTVDQQALNCLSENLQVLHIKFTDMDKAPRWIFNLKNLTELHLTGNLKMEKNHFVSLNGLENLKNLKVLYMKNSLPHIPAVVTGSGLPLNKLSIDNEGSKLTVFNTLKNMINLTNLELLNCDLERIPHSIFSLYNLREIDLRGNRLKTIEEIISFQHLKWLSCLKLWYNAIAYIPVQIGTLSNLEQLYLNNNRIETVPPQLFLCRKLRYLDFSSNHLTSFGNEISELKHLQYLNVSNNNLESLPNGLFQCHNLRTLLVGKNSLTVLSPFIGDMENLIHLELTGNQFEFLPEELGRCNFKPGELIVEESVFNSLPASVRERFYKSDAEQA from the exons ATGTTTACAGTGTCCGAGTTCAAATGGTTGACAGATCCTCAGACAGCCTATCGCATATTGAAGCCATGGTGGGACGTTTTCAGCCATTACATCTGCATGGTGATGCTCTTGATTTCTCTGCTGGGCGGAACCCTCCAGATTGCTCAGAATAAAATGCTGTGCCTTCCTTGTAAGGTATTTGTCAACAACCACTGCCTGGCCCCCTGGGAGAGTGATAGTACATCAGCAAATAATACCCCTCTAAGTGGGATAAAGAACCTTCTGGACCGACAGCAGTACGCATATATTGATGCCGTGTGCTATGAGAAGCAGCTTCATTGGTTTTCTAAGTACTTCCCCTATCTCGTGCTCTGGCAGACACTGCTCTTTTTGATCTGCAGCAACTTTTGGTTCAAGTACCCCAGCACCAGCTCGAGGCTCGAGCACTTCATCACCATTCTCCACAAGTGCTTCGACTCGCCCTGGACAACCCGAGCATTGTCTGAGGCGGTTGAAATCAGCGGCGAGAAGCAGTCTTTCCGCAAAGTCAAGAACATTCCCAAACTATCTTTCACCACCATAAACTTTGAGGCGGGCACCAAGTTagcaggcagcagagtggagcCCAATTTTACTGACGCCACCGAAAGAACAATCCTGGATCGAAAGGAAGGTGAGCAAGCAAAAGCTATCTTTGAAAAAGTGAAGAAATTCAAAGCACATGTTGAAGAAAAGGACATTATCTACAAGTTGTATATGAGACAGATTATTATCAAAGTCATTCTATTTGTTTTAATTATTTCATATATTCCCTATTATATTATTGAGATGAATTTTGATATCATTTGCACGGTTGACATACAGATATTTACAGGATATCTGGAGTACCAATGTGTCCATTCCTTGGCAACTATATTCAAAGTCTTAGCATCTTTTTATACAACGCTGGTTGTGATACATGGGTTTCTCAGTGTCTACAGTTTATACTGGATGCTCAGACGCTCATTGAAGAAATATTCTTTCGAAACTGTTCGCGAGGAAAGCAGCTACAGGGACATCCCAGATATTATAAATGACTTTGCCTTCATTCTTCACTTATCGGACCAGTATGACCCACTCTATTCAAAGCGATTCTCTGTTTTCCTCTCTGAGGTGAGTGAAAACAAACTGAGGCAGATTAACCTTAATCTGGAATGGACGGCAGAAAGATTAAGGTATAAACTGCAGAAGACCCCTCAGGACAAGACGGAGTTGTCACTGTTCATGTTAAGTGGACTCCCAGATGCTGTCTTTGAACTGAAAGAACTTGAAGTGCTGAAACTGGAGCTCATAGCTGAAGCAAAATTCCAAACAGCGATGTCTCAGCTTACCAACCTTAAGGAGTTGCACCTCTACCACACACCAACCACTGTGGATCAGCAGGCACTGAATTGCTTATCTGAAAATCTGCAAGTATTACACATCAAGTTCACTGACATGGATAAAGCTCCACGTTGGATTTTTAATCTAAAGAATCTGACAGAGCTTCATTTAACTGGCAACTTAAAAATGGAAAAGAATCACTTTGTGTCCTTAAATGGACTTGAGAACCTGAAGAATTTAAAAGTTCTATACATGAAAAATAGTCTTCCCCACATTCCAGCAGTGGTGACTGGCTCTGGGCTCCCATTAAATAAATTGTCTATTGATAATGAGGGTAGCAAACTAACTGTGTTCAATACATTGAAGAATATGATAAATCTCACGAACCTTGAACTCCTTAACTGTGACCTAGAGCGTATTCCACATTCCATTTTTAGCTTGTACAATCTACGTGAAATTGATCTAAGAGGCAATAGGCTTAAGACCATAGAAGAAATTATTAGTTTCCAGCATCTGAAATGGCTTTCTTGTCTTAAACTTTGGTACAATGCTATTGCATACATACCAGTGCAAATTGGAACACTATCGAATCTGGAGCAGCTATACCTTAACAATAATAGAATTGAAACCGTACCGCCACAACTTTTTCTGTGTCGCAAGTTACGATATTTGGACTTCAGCAGTAATCACTTGACTTCTTTTGGCAATGAGATCAGTGAGCTGAAACACCTTCAATATCTTAATGTATCCAACAACAAT CTGGAGTCCTTACCCAATGGACTGTTTCAGTGCCACAACCTGCGGACACTCCTTGTGGGAAAGAACAGCTTGACAGTATTATCACCTTTCATAGGTGATATGGAGAACCTCATACATTTGGAACTGACTGGAAACCAATTTGAGTTCCTGCCTGAAGAACTCGGCCGGTGTAACTTTAAACCAGGTGAACTTATTGTGGAAGAGTCAGTCTTTAATTCATTACCAGCTTCTGTCAGAGAACGTTTCTATAAAAGCGACGCAGAGCAAGCGTAA